The Dehalococcoidia bacterium genome segment AACTGCGGCAGCAGCAAGCAGACCGTGCACGACTCGAAGGGCGAGGGCACGATCTACAGCTACAGCGTGATCCGCCAGAACCGGAACCCCGCCTTCAAGGATCTGGGCGCCTACGCTGTCGCTTACGTCGACCTGGACGAAGGCTTCCGCATGTTCTCGAACGTCGTGGGCGTCGCCGACCCGACGAAGGAGATAAAAATCGGCCAGCGGGTGAAGGTGCGCTGGGAAGACCAGGGCGAGGGCGAAGTGTCGCTGCCGATGTTCGCGCCAGCCTGAGCGTCTACGGCGAGCCGCGGCCGCGGGCCAGATTTCCTCGCACGGATCGGCGGCGATCCAGTGGCAGATTCGCCGCCCAAGGGCGGGCAGCGCTCAGCGCGGGCATGGGCGACAGCACAGCCCGGTGACTGGCCGACTGGACCAGCCCGCCGAGTCCGGGCCGACCAGGGACGGCACACCCGATTTCGCCTGGGCGTCGCTCTGCATAAGCGGGCTCGCAAACGCGTAAAGGTGACCCTCCTTTGTGAATCGTTTTGAGCGGGTGTCACCAACCCTCGCGTGGCCGTGCGGCGGATGAGTTTCGTGGCAGTGGAACCCAAACGGTCCGTGTGGCCACTACCGGCAGCGTCCACCTCGAAACAGTGCTTGTGGTGTGATACGCGGCGCCTATCCTTGTCCTATGGAGCTGCGGCATCTTCGGTATTTCGTGACGGTCGCCTCCGAACTGCACTTCGGGCGCGCGGCCAAGCGCCTGTTCATCTCCCAGCCGGCGCTGAGCCAGCGGATTCGCAGCCTGGAAGGTGAACTCGGGTTGAAACTGCTGGAACGTACCCGGCGCGGCGTTCGCTTGACCCCCGAGGGCGCGGTGTTCCTGCCCGAGGCACTGGCCATCGTCCGCCAAGTTGACCGCGCTACCGAGGTCGCCCGCGCCCTTGCAGACGGCGCCCGCGGCCACCTGCACCTGAGCTACCTCCGCACGATGGCTGGCGGCCTGCCCGCACGCATCGTCAGCGCGTACCAGCGGCGGTTTTCGCGGGTGGAGCTGACCGCCGACTCGGGAACGACCGCGGCCAACGTGGCGCGCCTACGTACGGGTGAGCTGGACGTCGCTTTTGTGCATACGCCGCTTGAGCGCACGACGGAAGTCGGGTGGGTAGACATCGCCAGCGAAGCCCTGATGGTCGCGCTGCCTGGCACGCATCCACTCAGCCGACGTCGGCGCATCCGCCGCGACCAGCTTGCCGGTGAGCCGCTGGTGTATTTTCCGCGCGCCAACACCCCCGGCTGCTACGACCGCAGTCTGGCCCTAGTGTACGGCAGCGCCGCTGCGGCGCCCATCGTGCGCACGGAACCGTCCGAGGAGCGCATGTTGGTCGCCGTTGCGGAAGGGTCGGGCATCACCCTGATTGTGGAGGACCGCGCGGCGACGCTGCGCTACCCCGGCGTGACCTATCGCCGCTTTGCCGACCCGGAGCCAACGCTCCCGCTTGGCGTGGCCTTTCATCAACCCCCGTCTCTGGCGGCGCAGCGGTTTGTCGACTTGGCCCAAGAACTGGGCCAGCAGCCAACGCGCGCCGTGCGGTCGCGGCGGTAGCCCCCGCCGGTCATAACCTGGCCGAATCACAGCACAACGACCTGATCTTGGACGGGCCACGGGGCGGTGCGCTTCACTGGACATAGCGCTCCGAGGACTCCAAGGCACGCCACCACGCACCCGCAGCCTTGCGGTCATGCGGCTCCGCAGGAGGCACCCGCGGACGCTCTGTGAGGAGGCATTGTCATGCGTGCTGCGATCTACAACGGTCCCCACGCCATCACGGTGGGTGAGCGTCCCGACCCCGTTGTCCAGGAGCCGACCGACGCCGTCGTGCGCGTCGTCTTGGGCTGCGTATGCGGCTCCGACCTCTGGTACTACCGTGGTGAGTCACCGCACGCCCTGGGACCCATCGGCCACGAGTTCATCGGCGTGATAGACGCGGTCGGTTCAGATGTGCGCGGCCTTGCGGCCGGCGACTTCGTCGTCGCGCCGTTCACGTACTGCGATGGCACCTGCGCCAACTGCCGCGCGGGGGTGCCGTCGCAGTGCATGAACGGCGGCTCATTTGGCAATCACGGCATCGACGGCGGCCAGGGCGAGGCGGTGCGCGTCCCCTTGGCCACGACCACCCTGGT includes the following:
- a CDS encoding Zn-ribbon domain-containing OB-fold protein, producing MAMRPLPRFPEPDTEPFWQATKEHRLTYATCDECGKVVFFPRRHCPNCGSSKQTVHDSKGEGTIYSYSVIRQNRNPAFKDLGAYAVAYVDLDEGFRMFSNVVGVADPTKEIKIGQRVKVRWEDQGEGEVSLPMFAPA
- a CDS encoding LysR substrate-binding domain-containing protein, yielding MELRHLRYFVTVASELHFGRAAKRLFISQPALSQRIRSLEGELGLKLLERTRRGVRLTPEGAVFLPEALAIVRQVDRATEVARALADGARGHLHLSYLRTMAGGLPARIVSAYQRRFSRVELTADSGTTAANVARLRTGELDVAFVHTPLERTTEVGWVDIASEALMVALPGTHPLSRRRRIRRDQLAGEPLVYFPRANTPGCYDRSLALVYGSAAAAPIVRTEPSEERMLVAVAEGSGITLIVEDRAATLRYPGVTYRRFADPEPTLPLGVAFHQPPSLAAQRFVDLAQELGQQPTRAVRSRR